The Thermococcus sp. 4557 genomic sequence GGGGTTCGCATCGATTCCATAGGCGGTGACGACCACACCACCCTGGAGGTCTATTCCAAGCGTGGGGAAGTTGACCGCGAGCAGAATCAGAGCCGCGAGGAATACCACCAACGGGTACATGATCATCTTTTTGTATTCCATCTCGGCCAAAAATCCAAGCGTCTTTCGTTTCCTTGCCCTCACGGCATCGCCGGCCGTGGGCTTTGCCTTAGTTTTAGGCTTCGACATACCTTCACCCCGTCGTTAGTTTTTGCAAAACTTGTCGTTAGTTGGAAGCGCGGGTTTTAAAATTAGTGGTTCATGCCTGGAAATGACCAGCGATGAGCAGGCCAAACGGGGATGGAGAGGGGACTTAATTCATGAAATCGCCTTCAAATCGGGACTAGGCCCAATCCCCCAGGAGCTTTCGGAAAATTTCGATAACAGCCAGAACTTAACAGTTCAATGCATTCCAGGCCAATTCAGAGCAGTTCAACGGCAGAACGGCGCACCCATAGTTCCCCTCTCAAGGGCTTAACTTTAAAAAGGGTACGTAATAGGAGCAACAAGAGGTGAGAGACCATGAGCGAGATAGAGACCATCGGGTTCCACTACGTTGTTGAGGCCGCCGGTTGCGATCCCGAGATCCTGGGTGACGCTGACAGGATAAGGCAGATATTCCTGGAGGCAGCAAAGATAGGAAAGATGGAGGTCAAGTCAAGCTATTTCTTCAAGTTCTCCCCAACCGGTGTCAGCGGCGTCGTCATAGTCGCTGAAAGCCACATCTCAGTTCACACCTGGCCCGAGAGGGGCTACGCCGCTCTGGACGTCTACACCTGCGGCACCAAGGCAGATCCGGAGAAGGCCGTCGACTACATACTCGAGCAGTTCAAGGCCAAATACGCCCACGTCTCCGAGATAAAGCGCGGAATAGAGGAGGACGACAACACCTACACCCACATGATAATGACGTGGGAAGAGGCCCTCAGAAAGAACGGGAAGGAATAAGAGGCCTCACAGAAGCTTTTCTATCTCTTTTACCCTGTCCAGCGCGTCGTCAAGTATCTTCTTGACGTTCTCGAGCTTCGCTTGGAGCTCGCGGTTCTGCTCCTCGAGCTCCCTGACCCGCTCCCTGAGCTTCCCGCACTCCTCAAGCCCAGCAGGCCTGCCGCCTTCTGCAAGGACCTCGATGTTTCTGACCAGATCATCGAGCTGGCCCCTCTTTATGAGCTCGTAGGTCTCCCTAACGAGCTGACCTGCCTTGGTCTCGCCCTTGAGGTGCTTCCTTATCGTTGCCTCCGTCCTGCCGAGTTCCTCGGCGATTTCTCCAATAGTCATCCCCGCCTTCTCCCTCGCTATCGCTCCAGCCGCCACCGCAAGGCTGTCCACCCATGTCAGCCTCTCGGCCTGGTCTTTGATCAGCTCTATGACCTCCGGCCTGAAGAGCGTCGCGAAGAGCAGTATGCTCTCCAGCCTGTGTATCTCCTCCCTCCCCAGGGGGTTCAGCGGAACCTCCATCCTCTCACCCCCTTCCAGTTTTCACTCGAGCTCAACTACGGCCTTCCTCTTCAGCACCTTGTCGGGGTAAACCACTATTCCGCTGTCGGTTATCTCAAACGGGTGCCTCCTCATGCTGTGGCTAGTCCCGCGCATCTTCCAGACTATGAGTGAGCGCTTCAGCTCGCCGTCAATCTCGTCGAGGTCGAGCCTTATTATGCCATCAACGCCATGCTCAACGCCCGGCCCTCCAAAGCCGCGCTCACCGACGCTTATCTGGCTCACGAGTATGCTCGTAACACCAAGGCCAGCCAGAACGCGCTTGAGCTGCATGACGATGCTCCTCGCCATCGCGGGCTTGTTGATGTAGAGGGTAGTGACGGAGTCTACCACCACCCTCCTGGCGCCGATGTCCCGGATAGCCGTCCTCAGGACGTCTATGAACTCCCTGATATCCGTCAGGTCGTGGACGATGTACCTCTCGTACTCCTTGCTCTTTCCCACGCCCGCGGTGAACGCGTCCACCATCGCGAACAGGCCTTCCTCCTCATACTTCCTGACGTCCCAGCCGAAGCCCGCCATGTTTCCCCTGACCTGAAGGGGGTGCTCCTCCAGTGCCACGTATATGCCGGGCTCGCCGTTCTGAATGCCGCTCCACAGAAACTGCTGTGAGAATATCGTCTTACCAGTTCCAGGGCCGCCGCTCAGGAGAACGACGTTCCTCTCAGGGATTCCGCCGTGGAGAACCTCGTCCATCCCGGGGATGCCCGTTCTCACCCTCCCAACCATCGGGCATCACCCCTTTAGTTACTTTTTGTTATCAATTGGTTCATGGGGGCAAGACCTTAAAAAAGTTATGGTACGTAAGAAAAATCAGCGGTTCCGCCTTATGAACTCACCGATGTCGGTAACGTTCAGGATGAACTTCCTCCTGCTCTCAGGGTTTATCCTGCCGATACCCAGGATAACACCGTTATCGTCGTAAATCACCAGCTTCTTCGTCCCCTTCCAGTCGTACCGCCTCACGCCGCTCCTGGGCACGTCCTTACCGGTCGTGAAGAGGAATCCCGCCTTGGGGGTTAGAACGGCGTAGTTCTTCGCAACGTCAACGAAGTAGAAGAACTCGACGTTGGGGTAGAACTTCTCGACCAGGTTTTTGTCCACCTTTATCGTGCCCACGAAGGTTCCGTAGGCGTAGGGCTTGATGGGCATCCCCTCAATCTCTGCCCAGAGGGTTTCGTTTACCGCGTAGACGTCGCGGAATTTAC encodes the following:
- the speD gene encoding adenosylmethionine decarboxylase; this translates as MSEIETIGFHYVVEAAGCDPEILGDADRIRQIFLEAAKIGKMEVKSSYFFKFSPTGVSGVVIVAESHISVHTWPERGYAALDVYTCGTKADPEKAVDYILEQFKAKYAHVSEIKRGIEEDDNTYTHMIMTWEEALRKNGKE
- a CDS encoding KaiC domain-containing protein — protein: MVGRVRTGIPGMDEVLHGGIPERNVVLLSGGPGTGKTIFSQQFLWSGIQNGEPGIYVALEEHPLQVRGNMAGFGWDVRKYEEEGLFAMVDAFTAGVGKSKEYERYIVHDLTDIREFIDVLRTAIRDIGARRVVVDSVTTLYINKPAMARSIVMQLKRVLAGLGVTSILVSQISVGERGFGGPGVEHGVDGIIRLDLDEIDGELKRSLIVWKMRGTSHSMRRHPFEITDSGIVVYPDKVLKRKAVVELE
- a CDS encoding PUA domain-containing protein, which translates into the protein MERELRYRRASSWEYDLILREAEKYGELRHHLFAVVEGKFRDVYAVNETLWAEIEGMPIKPYAYGTFVGTIKVDKNLVEKFYPNVEFFYFVDVAKNYAVLTPKAGFLFTTGKDVPRSGVRRYDWKGTKKLVIYDDNGVILGIGRINPESRRKFILNVTDIGEFIRRNR